A single region of the Sorghum bicolor cultivar BTx623 chromosome 9, Sorghum_bicolor_NCBIv3, whole genome shotgun sequence genome encodes:
- the LOC110430245 gene encoding uncharacterized protein LOC110430245 has translation MEEDDAVPPAGGIEAPEGLKAQDSAPVGLQEGEKASEAEPKEAPQSVAPEGPAEPTPTSGTGAGAPVEVSQAEAIMAPPAQSAGEAGVRPSAPGAAGDPQGAPGSYKKSAPRAR, from the exons atggaggagGATGACGCAgtccctcctgccggggggatcgAGGCCCCGGAGGGGTTAAAGGCCCAAG ATTCGGCCCCCGTGGGCCTCcaagagggggagaaggcgtcggAGGCCGAGCCCAAGGAGGCCCCTCAGTCGGTAGCGCCGGAGGGTCCGGCCGAGCCCACCCCAACGTCCGGGACGGGAGCTGGTGCCCCCGTGGAGGTGTCGCAGGCCGAGGCCATCATGGCGCCCCCTGCGCAGTCGGCGGGCGAGGCCGGGGTCCGGCCGTCGGCCCCAGGCGCCGCGGGGGACCCCCAAGGAGCCCCGGGCTCCTATAAGAAATCTGCTCCCCGGGCGAGGTAA